In the genome of Variovorax sp. PAMC26660, the window CGGCAAAGCCGCCTTGCGCGATCAGCGCCTCGAAGCCCTCGTAGATCGGCCGGTAGCGTTCGCCGATGGTCGCGACGATCTTCTCGCGACGGCTCGCCAGCCTTGCGAGGGCTGAGGGCTTGTCGGTCACGAGGTACGGGTACGTCGCATCCGCGCCGAAGTCTTCCAGGCATTCTTCGCGTTCGATGGCGCACGATTCATCGTCGATGTCGTGCTCATCGATGAAGCGCGCATGCCGGATGTCGTCTTCGCTGAAGAGCGCGCGCCAGAACAACGGGAAGAAGGCATTGGCCTCCAGCTCGCGGCCGTGGCCGAAGAAGTCGCGCCACTCGTTCAGGCTTCCCTGTGGCATGCGGGGCAGCGTCGAACTGCTCAGAAAGACGGGGTGCGACATGGCTCTGCTCCTTGCTGATTTCGAGGGCGCCGATCAACGCGGCATGCGTGCGCGGATGTGCCGGCTCAACCGCCGATGGGGGAGCACAGCTCGACCAGCGTGCCATCAGGGCAACGCACGTACGAGACCACCTGACCCCACGGCTTGGATGTCGGCGGCGTGAGTTCCGATGCGCCAGCCGCGACGGCGCGGTCGTGCGCAGCTTTCACGTCATCGGTGACAAAGCCGAGTTCCATGCCCAGCGGCTTGGCCGACTCCGATGCGGCCACGTGCCCTTGTGGAAAGTTCGATGCGGCCAGTTCATGTGCGGCGAAAGAGAGCGTGGTGTCTCCCGTGAGCAGCTCGCCATAGGTGCCCGATTCATGCAGGAACTTTCTCTGGAAACCAAAGGCCTGCTCGAAGAACTGGAGGGACTGGGCCACGTCGGGGACGTAGACGATGGTGTAGCCGAATTTCATGAGGGTGATCGATGGTGGTGGTGAGCGAGGGCGTATGGATTCCGCAGAACCGCACTCTACCCAGAACCTGCGTGAACTCAACCCGATGCGCCTGCGAACAGAAAGCCCATGAACCGCTCGGGCGAGGACCTATGGCGAATCTCAACTGGAGCAAGCAGAATGCGGCCACCAATGGTGGACGGCCCGGGTCTGGGTCTCCCAGGGCCACGTGTCTTGCGACTGCAGAGGGTTCAGATGCTTCCCATCGTCATTTCTTTGGCGGCAACGGTCATCCTGCTCGTCTGGATGGGCTTCTTCATGATGGGCTCGCTGCCGCTGCTCGTGCTCAGGCACGACACCCCGCTGGACTCCCGCTTCATCCGGGGCCTGTTCAACGTCTACTACCTTGCCGTGATGCTGACCGGGAGCGCGGCGGCGCTCTGCTATGTGTGGTCCGGCAGGTTCGTCTTCGCCGTCGGCATGGCGTGCATCGCGGCCTTGGCGTTCGCGCTGCGCCGCTGGATCATCATTCCGCGCATGGACTTCCTGCGTCACACGATTCCGGCTGCCGACAGCTCGATCTTCCAGTTCCGCCGGCTTCACATCATGGGGATGATGCTCAACGTGGCGCAGCTCGGTGCGGTGGCCTGGTCATTGACGAAGCTGGGGTTTTGATCCGCACGGTGCTGGCTTCGGGGCGTAGCGTGTCCTTGGTACGCCCGTCGGGTCGCTGACACTGCGGCTCAGGCGCAAAAGAAGAAATACCCGGCCAAGCCTGCGGCCGCGTAAGTCGCAACGCCGATGAGTGCCATCGCATCTTCGGAGGCCACCAGCGAGCCGTCATCGGCATGCGCAAAACCGTGCCAGGGGAACTGCAAGCCGGCGCCGGGGAATTCAATGCGAACCTGTCCCAAGGTCACCACCTTGAAGGCGCCCAGAAGCAGCAGGAACACAGCCCCTTCACCCAGTACATGAACAAGCACGTACAAGGTGAGCACTGCGGGCGCGAACAGTACGGCAAGGGCAACGATTCCGGCAGTGCTCGCCGCCAGTTCGTCTTTGCAGACGAGTGCCAGGAGCGTGGCACCAACCGACACGAGCGCAGCAATGGTCCAGCGCGTCCGGCTCACCG includes:
- a CDS encoding VOC family protein; translation: MKFGYTIVYVPDVAQSLQFFEQAFGFQRKFLHESGTYGELLTGDTTLSFAAHELAASNFPQGHVAASESAKPLGMELGFVTDDVKAAHDRAVAAGASELTPPTSKPWGQVVSYVRCPDGTLVELCSPIGG